CCATCGAAACCCTGGTCCTGCAACAGAGGAATGAACACCTGGCCGGGCTGGTGGCCAATGCGCCACAGACGAAAATCGTGATCCTTTATGGCGCCAGGCACGAGCGGGGTTTTGAGTCCTACCTTCAGAAACACAATCCAAAATGGGAGCGTGTAAGGGACACCCACCTGATCCGGTGGTAAGACAGGAAACAGAGTGGTAGGCCCTGCGGCGTTAGGATCTTTCCTGCTATTTGCTTTTCTAAAAAACGCCATTTTTTCTTACCTTGCGCAAGGCAACACAGTCGGTAAACTGCTGCACAATTACCGCCGGCATTGGTGGATTGACAAAAAGGAAAGATTATGCCCGCAAAAATAACCAGGTTATACCTCATCCCCTCGCTGATCATCCTGGCGGCGCTTGCGCTACGCATCCTATATTACTACTTCTCCCTTGGGAGGGGTAAACGCTATCCCGAGCTTGACGACGCCTCCAATGATTTCCTGCTGCTGGCGCTAATATCGTACGTCATTGTAAACCGAATCGTTACAAACGCAGAAAAGCAACAGAAATAATGTCAGGCGGGTTCGCCGATCTTTTGTGTTAATTTTTCGTTAGGGCCGTGATTTCTTTTTTCAATCTTTCGTTATTTTACCGCCCGAAATGAGAGCGCTATACGCCATAGTCACTTTTTGCCTTTTCCTGCTATCCGGCGGGAACGGCGCACATGCGGCCGCACAATTGCAGGGCAAACACTTCGCTGAAGCTTCAAAACCGACGGCATCAATCCAAAAATTCAGCTCGGGAGAATCCGAAAAGAACCTGTTCGAGGATACGGACAGGGATGCTGACGAGGATTTTTCGGGTTCTGGCACGGCAAAGGACAACACTCCTGCGCGATCGTTAGCCCACAGGCCCGATCTGTACTACCTGCATACCACAGCACCCGTTTCGCTTATAAAGGCCTCTCACGGCGCGCGAAGCCTTACCCCTCCGGGCATTATCTGCCACGCCCCCATTTACATTACATTCAGGGTATTACGGATTTGAGACAGGATTCCGGCAACAAGTTTCAATCTGATGAAACGCCTGCCGGCCTGTACTGATTTATCTTAAATCCAACTCATTAATCCCCGTATTCATCAATACTATGACCAGAAATGTAATGCTTTCAGGCTTTATGGCCGTGTGCTGCGCCGTGGCGTGCACCACTAAAAAAGAAGAAAAAGAAGAAACCGGCAGGTTTACCGTAACCAGCCCGGTAGTGATAGACACTTCGTTTACAAAGGAGTATGTCTCCCAAATCAAATCGGTGCGCAATATTGAAATCCGCGCGCAGGAAAAAGGTTACCTCCAAAATATTTATGTCGATGAAGGCCAGTCTGTGCAGGCCGGCCAACTGCTGTTCCGTATCATGCCGCAATTGTACCAGGCTGAATTATTGAAGGCTGAATCCGAGGCGAAAGCCGCCGCCATCGAACTGCAGAACGCAAAAACCCTGGCAGACAAGAATGTAGTATCCAAAAATGAGCAGGCAATGGCCCAGGCCAAACTCGACCAGGCAAGGGCCGAAGTGTCATTGGCCAAACTGCATTTGGGCTTTACCGAAATCCGGGCGCCGTTTGCGGGTACCATCGACCGCATCCCGCTAAAGCTCGGCAGCCTGATCGATGAGGGCGAACTGCTCACGAGCCTCTCAGACAACAGCCGGATGTTCGCCTACTTCAACGTGTCGGAACCGGAATATATCAGCTACCAGACCGATATAAAAGACCGCGGCAACAATGAAGTTGGATTGCTTTTGGCCAACAACGAACCTTTAAAATACAAAGGAAAAGTGGAAGTCATTGAAGGCGAATTTGACAATGAAACCGGTAACATCGCTTTCCGCGCGGGCTTCCCAAATCCTGATAAATTGCTCCGCAATGGCGAAACGGGCAAGGTCATGATGACCGTTCCGGTGAAAAACGCGCTGATCATCCCACAGAAAACGACTTATGAGATCCAGGACAAGATGTATGTCTTTGTTGTGGATAAGAACAATACGGTAAAGTCACGCGAAATCACCATCAAAGGGGAGCTTCCCGATCTATATATAGTGCAAAGCGGCATTTCCGCAACCGACCGCATACTGCTTGATGGCGTACAAACGGTAAAGGATGACGACAGGATCCGGTTTACTTATGTGCAGCCGAAGGAAGTCATTTCGCACCTGAGACTCAAAGCAGAATAGCATTAACTCCCTAAAAAATTTAAGCCATGTTTAATAAATTTATACAGCGGCCGGTGTTGTCCATCGTGATATCGCTGATGATATTGTTTTTGGGAGCGATTGCGCTGGTACAGCTGCCGGTGACGCAGTTCCCGTCGATTTCGCCGCCAAAAGTAAATGTGACCGCGGAATATCCGGGCGCAAACAACGAATTGATGACCAAATCAGTCCTGATCCCGCTGGAGCGCGCCCTCAACGGCGTCCCCGGAATGAAATACATCGCCTCAGATGCCGGTAATGACGGCGAGGCTTCCATACAGGTGATCTTTAATCTCGGTACCGACCCAAATCAGGCGTCACTGAACGTTCAGAACCGTGTCGCGTCGGTGGTGAACAAACTGCCGCCGCTCGTCGTGCGCGAAGGGGTCAAGATCACGCGCGAGGAATCGAATATGCTGCTGTATGTGAACCTGTACAGCAAGGATCCGGGCGCAGACCAGAAATTCCTTTATAATTTTGCCGACATCAATGTGCTTTCCGAATTGAAAAGGGTCGACGGTGTGGGCGACGCCGACATCCTTGGAAACCGCGAATATGCGATGCGCATCTGGCTCAAGCCGGACCGAATGCTTGCATACAAAATTTCTGCCGATGAAGTCATGGAGGCACTGGCCCAGCAAAGCCTCGAAGCCTCGCCCGGAAAAACCGGTGAAAGCTCGGGCAAAAGATCGGAAACATTCGAATACGTGCTCAAATACCCGGGCCGGTTTACGACCAAGGCGCAATACGACAACATCGTCATCAAGGCGAGCCCGAACGGCGAAATCCTGCGCCTTAAGGATGTGGCGAACGTCGAGTTCGGCAGCTCGATGTACGACATTTACTCTAACCTCAACGGGCGGCCTTCTGCGGCCATCGTACTCAAACAATCCTATGGCAGTAACGCCAGCCAGGTGATTAAGGATGTAAAGGCAAAACTGGCCGAAATCAAGGCGAGTTCATTCCCTAAGGGCATGGATTATGAAATCAGCTACGATGTGTCCAAATTCCTCGATGCATCGATTGAGAAGGTGCTGCACACGCTTGTTGAGGCATTCCTGCTCGTCGGACTCGTCGTGTTCCTGTTCCTTGGCGACTGGCGTTCTACGCTAATCCCGGCCATCGCCGTACCGGTGTCGCTCGTCGGGACGTTCATCTTCATGTCCTATTTCGGTATTACGCTTAACCTCATTACGCTGTTCGCTTTGGTTTTGGCAATCGGAATTGTAGTAGATAACGCGATTGTCGTGATTGAGGCCGTGCATGCCAATATGGAAACAAAACACCTCAAGCCTTTAAAAGCCACCAAAATGGCGATGCATGAAGTGAGCGGCGCCATCATCGCAATCACGTTCGTAATGGCGGCGGTGTTTATTCCCGTGGCGTTTATGTCAGGCCCGGTCGGGATTTTCTACCGGCAGTTTTCCATCACGATGGCCACGTCCATCATCCTGTCCGGAGTGATCGCACTCACGCTCACGCCCGCATTGTGCGCGATGATGCTTAAGAATACGCATGGGCAACCGCGTAAAAAGACCCCAATGAACCGGTTGCTCGACGGATTCAACAATTGGTTCAACAGGCTTACGGGAAGGTATACGTCGCTCCTGGGCAGGATTGTAAACCGCCGCGCGCTGACATTGGGCATGCTGATGGCTTTCTGCGCAGGCATCTATTTCCTGAATAATTCGCTCCCGACAGGGTTTATACCCAACGAAGACCAGGGCATGTTTTATGCCGTGATCCAAACCCCGCCCGGTGCGACGCTCGAACGGACCAATGAAATTGCGGAAAAACTCCAAAAAATAGCGCAGGGCATTCCCGATGTGAAATCGGTGTCGTCGCTGGCGGGTTACGAAATCCTGACAGAAGGTACCGGCGCAAACTCGGGTACCTGCCTCATCAACCTTAAGAGCTGGGAAGACCGAAGCCATTCGGCACAGGAAGTCATCGAGGAGTTGGAAAAAAAATCCAAAGACATCGCCGGCGCCACCATCGAATTCTTCCAGCCTCCCGCCGTTCCGGGTTATGGCGCGGCAGGCGGATTTGAATTGCGGTTGCTTGATAAGGCCGGTTCGGGCGATTACAAAAAAATGGAAACGGTCGGCAACGACTTTGTACGGGAACTCAACAAGCGCCCCGAACTCTCTTCGGTATTCACTTTCTACAGTGCCAGTTTTCCGCAATACATGCTGCACATTGACAACGACATTGCCCAGCAGAAAGGGGTTACTATTGAAAATGCCACCAATACGCTGGCGACTCTGGTGGGGAGTAACTACGAGATCAGCTTCATCAAGTACGACCGACAGTACAAGGTCATGGTGCAGGCATCACCCGAATACCGCGCGCTGCCTGAAGACATACTGAAATTGTACGTCAAGAATGACCGCGATGAAATGGTCCCGTTCTCAGCATTTATGAAAATGGAGAAAGTCTATGGCTTGTCTGAGATCACGCGCCACAATATGTACAATGCCTCCGAAATCAGCGGGCAGGCCGCACCGGGCTACTCCAGCAGCCAGGCCATCAATGCGATCAAAGAGGTGGCCGAAAAGAAACTGCCGCGCGGTTTCGGTATTGACTGGGCCGGAATTTCGAAGGACGAGGTCGGCCGTGGGAATGAGGCGATTTACATTTTCCTGATCTGCCTTGCCTTCGTATACCTGATCCTGGCGGCGCAGTATGAGAGCTTTATCCTGCCGCTCACGGTAATCCTGTCGCTCGTTGCGGGGATTTTCGGAGCCTATTTATTGCTCATGCTCTGCGGTCTCGAGAATAATATTTATGCGCAGGTCGCCATGGTCATGCTTATCGGGCTGCTCGGGAAAAATGCGGTACTGATTGTGGAATTTGCCGTACAGCGGCACCGTGGCGGCGATTCGGTATTCAAAGCCGCGATCGAAGGGTCGGTAGCGCGTTTCCGTCCTATCCTGATGACCTCATTTGCGTTCGTAGCCGGACTGATCCCGCTCGTCTTCGCTACCGGTCCGGGTAGGGTGGGTAACCGTACAATCGGATCGGCGGCGCTTGGCGGCATGCTGATGGGTACGATTTTCGGGGTTGTCATCATCCCTGGACTGTACTACATTTTCGCTACCATTTCCGAAAAAACCAAATTCGTAAAAAACGAGGAAGAAAATCCATTAACAGAAGAAATCGACCACAATGTATAAATCCAGAACATATTACCTCATCACAATCGCACTCTGCCTTGCAGTTACCGGCTGCAAGGCACCCGCTATCCCGATGGAAGAAAGCCAAACTGCGTTGCCGCCCTCTTACAACACGAGTTCAGATACCGTCAATACAGCGGGCAAGCCGTGGAAACAATTTTTCACTGACAAAAATCTGGTGGCACTGATTGACATCGCGCTGCAAAACAATCAGGAACTCAAAATTACCCAACAGGAAATTGAGATGGCGAAGAATGACGTCCGCGCGCGCAAAGGCGCAATCCTGCCAACCGTAGGGATCAAAGCGGCGGCGGGTGTGGAAAAAGTAGGCCGCTATACCAGCCAGGGGGCGGGTGATGCGTCCACTGAAATTACACCCGGACGCGAAATGCCTGACCCACTGACCGATCTGGCGCTGGGCGCTTACGCAAACTGGGAAGTCGACGTCTGGAAGAAACTGCGCAATGCTAAAAAGGCTGCCGTGAGCCGATATCTCGCGACCGTGGAAGGTAAAAATTTCGCAGCGACCCATCTGATCGCCGAAGTCGCCGAGTCGTATTATGAGTTGCTTTCACTGGACAGCCGGCTCGACATCGTGCGCCGGAACATCGCGTTGCAGAATGACGCGCTGGACATCGTACGGGTACAGAAGGAAGCCGCGCGCGCCACCGAGCTCGGCGTCCAGAAATTCCGTGCCGAGGTAGCCGCTTCCAAAAGCATGGAGTACGATATACTGCAGGAGATTAAAGAAACCGAGAACCGGATCAACTTCCTGTTGGGCCGTTTCCCGCAGGAAATCACCAGGGACAAGCCGGAATTTACCACGCTGCAAATTACAGGCATCAACTCGGGAATTCCCGCACAATTGCTCCAAAACCGTCCTGATATCCGGCAGGCCGAGCTCGAGCTGGCCGCGGCAAAACTCGATGTGAAAGTCGCGCGCGCCGAGTTCTACCCGTCGCTCGATATCTCCGCTTCGGTGGGGTTGCAGGCGTTCCGTCCATCATACTTCCTGAAGTTCCCCGAGTCGGTTTTGTATTCGCTCGCCGGTGACATCGCCGCGCCGCTGATCAACCGCAATGCGATCAAGGCTGAATTCAGCAGTGCCAACGCCCGTCAGCTGCAGGCGCTTTACAACTACCAACGCGTAGTCCTGAACGCTTACCTGGAAGTATCGAACCAGCTTTCGAAAATCGAAAACCTGCAGAAAAGCTTCTCCTTGCGGTCAGAACAGGTGGCGGCACTCGACGCCTCGATAGACATCGCGAACGACCTGTTCAAATCAGCACGCGCTGACTATTTTGAAGTATTGATGACGCAGCGTGATGCCCTGGAATCAAAGTTGGAGCTGATCGAAACCAGGAAAGAGCAACTCAACGCCGCGGTGCATATGTACCGGGATTTGGGCGGGGGTTGGAAATAATCTGAATGTGTAAAAACCGGCAGCGATGTCGGTTTTTTTTACTATTCTCCAAAAAGGATGACTAACTCCGGGGGAGCTGTAAACCGTCGGCCATCTTCGCGAACACGAAAACACGCAACTGGCTTTACTCTCCGCCCTTATCATACTTCATCTTGCGCAAGATCCGCAACGCTTCCTTAAACGACAGGTATACTTTAGGAAAAGGTTTCAGTACCAGTTTGGCATCAATCAGTTTCTGCTTTGCCTCCTCAAAGCCATTGAGGTAACAAATCATGAAGGTTGACGGCAGGTTTTCCAGATCGCGCCGGTCGCGGTCCGTCAGTGGCAATCCTTTTTCCAGCTGCTGTATCAGCGAGAGGTTGGCATTATAGATATGATACAGCATCTTGCGGTTAAATTCAGGCGGCTGGAACAGCATTTCCCGGTCGATGCGGTAATAGCCGTTGTCATAAAAATGGATCGTCAGTTTTTCCAGCGGGTAATAGCTGGTCTTGTCGTTCAGCCCCAGCGGCACAAATTCGGTGATCGTAAAGGTATTGTCATCAAAAGTGATATCGACCTCATCCTGGGCTGAGTAGAACAATTTGACCTGCTCATTGATCAGCTCGATGTCGACACGCGAAAGGTACGTCTTATCGCGGACCCGCTTTGGGATGCCTGCCCAGCAGATCACGAACAGTTCCTTGAAAACCCGATACTTCGGCGCCATGTCCGGATGCCTGAAATTCATGAAGTCAATCACGCCGTCAAGCGTATACCCGATGCTGTTGCGCGAATTGTTTTCAATCCCGACCACCGTTTCAGCATTCTGGTAACTCTTTTCCGCGATGCCGTCCACGGGAACCGAATTGCTGCCACGGCGTATGAAAATGCTATTGGCAGGGATCGTGTGGATGCCTTTTTTGAAATAGGACGTCTTATTGTTAGGCCTGATCGTCACCAATCCCACCACGCGGTCCTTGGGCAAACTCGGGAACGGCACATTTTCATACTGTATGCGTGGCGGATGTTCGAGGAAAGCGTTCACGAGGTTCTGGATGCGGCTGTCATCAAAGAAATCATCGCCCACAATCTCGTTATCGTGGTCTTCCACACCCACTACGATATAGGAATTGTTTGTCGGGTTCGAGTTCGACAGCGCGCAGATGTGCTTCAGGAATTTTGCCTTGCCCTCGCGCGAATGCAGGTTCAGCTGCCTTTTTTTGTCATAAAAACTGCTCTCGTCGTTGTGCGCGAGCAGGTTCTTGATCAAAAGGCGTTTGTTTATCATAATTATTTTTTGGGCGTTGCCTCCGGCCGGGCTATCGGCTTTATCTTTTTTAATGGCGCGTGTATCCATAAATGCACGAGCGGACCATTAAAAAAGGATACCGCCTCCATCCCTAACGCGGCACGGGTTACAGGGAGGGATTTCATACCCTGATCCCGAATGCGTTTCAATCCCTCTTCGAAATCGTTGCGGTCGCCTGCGCGGTCGGTGTCACCACCACGTCGCCAATATTGACATGGTAAGGACGCGTGACCACAAAAAGGATAATGTCTGCGATATCTTCGGGACGCAACGGGGTGAAGGCCTGGTAGACCTGCGCGGCCCTCTCAGTATCACCTTTAAAGCGCACTTCGCTGAACTCTGTTTCGACCATGCCCGGGTGGATAGCGCCCACCCGGATGCCATGCTGCACCAGGTCGATACGCATCGCTTTGTTCAATGCATCCACGGCATACTTCGTGGCGCAATATACGTTGCCGTTTGGATACACCTCTTTTCCTGCAATCGATCCGATGTTGATGATGTGCCCGCTGTTTCGGGCGGTCATCCCGGGGATTACCGCTTTGGAAACATACAGCAGTCCTTTCACATTGCTGTCGATCATGGCGTCCCAGTCGTCGAGGCTACCCGACTGTATCGGACCCAGTCCGTGTGCGTTTCCGGCGTTATTGACCAGGATATCGATGGTGGCGAAAGCCTCGGGCAATGAATGAATCTGTTGCAGCACGGCCTCCCGGTCACGCACGTCAAACTGCAATGTGTACACCTGGGTTTTCCCGGAAAGTTCGGCCTGTAGTTCCTCAAGCCGGTCTTCCCTGCGGCCGCAAAGGACCAGCCTGATCCCGTTTTCTGCAAATAGCCTCGCGGTAGCCCTTCCGATGCCGCTTGTCGCACCGGTAATTAATGCTGTTTTCATTGATTTGTTTTTATTTTTTTTAAGGTGAGTAACCTGGATAATCTAAGGCACGTCAGTACCCATGCTCTCGGCCCAGATGGCAAACCAATCTTCGCGTTCGAGCTTCAACTCCGACGCCGCCATCAACGCGCGGATGCGCGCAACATTCACTGTCCCGGCTACGGGAATGACGCCCGCCGGATGCTGCATGACCCATGCCAGGAGCAAAGTATCGGCACCGTAATGATACTTGTCCACGAGCGTCGCAAACAGTTGCTTTAACCGCCGCGTCTGCCCATTGTCTTCCCTGAAAACTGTCCCTAACGGGTTCCACGACATGGGCCGGATCTGGTGGATCTGCATGTAATCGAGGCTGCCGTCGAGCATGGGTTCGAAATGGGTGGCTGAAAACTGTATCTGGTTGTAACTGACGCTGGTTTTCTGACGGATCAACTCAGTTTGCGAGGCGGTGAA
The nucleotide sequence above comes from Flavobacterium magnum. Encoded proteins:
- a CDS encoding efflux RND transporter periplasmic adaptor subunit codes for the protein MTRNVMLSGFMAVCCAVACTTKKEEKEETGRFTVTSPVVIDTSFTKEYVSQIKSVRNIEIRAQEKGYLQNIYVDEGQSVQAGQLLFRIMPQLYQAELLKAESEAKAAAIELQNAKTLADKNVVSKNEQAMAQAKLDQARAEVSLAKLHLGFTEIRAPFAGTIDRIPLKLGSLIDEGELLTSLSDNSRMFAYFNVSEPEYISYQTDIKDRGNNEVGLLLANNEPLKYKGKVEVIEGEFDNETGNIAFRAGFPNPDKLLRNGETGKVMMTVPVKNALIIPQKTTYEIQDKMYVFVVDKNNTVKSREITIKGELPDLYIVQSGISATDRILLDGVQTVKDDDRIRFTYVQPKEVISHLRLKAE
- a CDS encoding efflux RND transporter permease subunit; amino-acid sequence: MFNKFIQRPVLSIVISLMILFLGAIALVQLPVTQFPSISPPKVNVTAEYPGANNELMTKSVLIPLERALNGVPGMKYIASDAGNDGEASIQVIFNLGTDPNQASLNVQNRVASVVNKLPPLVVREGVKITREESNMLLYVNLYSKDPGADQKFLYNFADINVLSELKRVDGVGDADILGNREYAMRIWLKPDRMLAYKISADEVMEALAQQSLEASPGKTGESSGKRSETFEYVLKYPGRFTTKAQYDNIVIKASPNGEILRLKDVANVEFGSSMYDIYSNLNGRPSAAIVLKQSYGSNASQVIKDVKAKLAEIKASSFPKGMDYEISYDVSKFLDASIEKVLHTLVEAFLLVGLVVFLFLGDWRSTLIPAIAVPVSLVGTFIFMSYFGITLNLITLFALVLAIGIVVDNAIVVIEAVHANMETKHLKPLKATKMAMHEVSGAIIAITFVMAAVFIPVAFMSGPVGIFYRQFSITMATSIILSGVIALTLTPALCAMMLKNTHGQPRKKTPMNRLLDGFNNWFNRLTGRYTSLLGRIVNRRALTLGMLMAFCAGIYFLNNSLPTGFIPNEDQGMFYAVIQTPPGATLERTNEIAEKLQKIAQGIPDVKSVSSLAGYEILTEGTGANSGTCLINLKSWEDRSHSAQEVIEELEKKSKDIAGATIEFFQPPAVPGYGAAGGFELRLLDKAGSGDYKKMETVGNDFVRELNKRPELSSVFTFYSASFPQYMLHIDNDIAQQKGVTIENATNTLATLVGSNYEISFIKYDRQYKVMVQASPEYRALPEDILKLYVKNDRDEMVPFSAFMKMEKVYGLSEITRHNMYNASEISGQAAPGYSSSQAINAIKEVAEKKLPRGFGIDWAGISKDEVGRGNEAIYIFLICLAFVYLILAAQYESFILPLTVILSLVAGIFGAYLLLMLCGLENNIYAQVAMVMLIGLLGKNAVLIVEFAVQRHRGGDSVFKAAIEGSVARFRPILMTSFAFVAGLIPLVFATGPGRVGNRTIGSAALGGMLMGTIFGVVIIPGLYYIFATISEKTKFVKNEEENPLTEEIDHNV
- a CDS encoding TolC family protein, with product MYKSRTYYLITIALCLAVTGCKAPAIPMEESQTALPPSYNTSSDTVNTAGKPWKQFFTDKNLVALIDIALQNNQELKITQQEIEMAKNDVRARKGAILPTVGIKAAAGVEKVGRYTSQGAGDASTEITPGREMPDPLTDLALGAYANWEVDVWKKLRNAKKAAVSRYLATVEGKNFAATHLIAEVAESYYELLSLDSRLDIVRRNIALQNDALDIVRVQKEAARATELGVQKFRAEVAASKSMEYDILQEIKETENRINFLLGRFPQEITRDKPEFTTLQITGINSGIPAQLLQNRPDIRQAELELAAAKLDVKVARAEFYPSLDISASVGLQAFRPSYFLKFPESVLYSLAGDIAAPLINRNAIKAEFSSANARQLQALYNYQRVVLNAYLEVSNQLSKIENLQKSFSLRSEQVAALDASIDIANDLFKSARADYFEVLMTQRDALESKLELIETRKEQLNAAVHMYRDLGGGWK
- a CDS encoding ATP-binding protein, with protein sequence MINKRLLIKNLLAHNDESSFYDKKRQLNLHSREGKAKFLKHICALSNSNPTNNSYIVVGVEDHDNEIVGDDFFDDSRIQNLVNAFLEHPPRIQYENVPFPSLPKDRVVGLVTIRPNNKTSYFKKGIHTIPANSIFIRRGSNSVPVDGIAEKSYQNAETVVGIENNSRNSIGYTLDGVIDFMNFRHPDMAPKYRVFKELFVICWAGIPKRVRDKTYLSRVDIELINEQVKLFYSAQDEVDITFDDNTFTITEFVPLGLNDKTSYYPLEKLTIHFYDNGYYRIDREMLFQPPEFNRKMLYHIYNANLSLIQQLEKGLPLTDRDRRDLENLPSTFMICYLNGFEEAKQKLIDAKLVLKPFPKVYLSFKEALRILRKMKYDKGGE
- a CDS encoding SDR family NAD(P)-dependent oxidoreductase — its product is MKTALITGATSGIGRATARLFAENGIRLVLCGRREDRLEELQAELSGKTQVYTLQFDVRDREAVLQQIHSLPEAFATIDILVNNAGNAHGLGPIQSGSLDDWDAMIDSNVKGLLYVSKAVIPGMTARNSGHIINIGSIAGKEVYPNGNVYCATKYAVDALNKAMRIDLVQHGIRVGAIHPGMVETEFSEVRFKGDTERAAQVYQAFTPLRPEDIADIILFVVTRPYHVNIGDVVVTPTAQATATISKRD